In a genomic window of Muntiacus reevesi chromosome 1, mMunRee1.1, whole genome shotgun sequence:
- the KCNC4 gene encoding potassium voltage-gated channel subfamily C member 4 isoform X1, which translates to MISSVCVSSYRGRKSGNKPPSKTCLKEEMAKGEASEKIIINVGGTRHETYRSTLRTLPGTRLAWLADPDGGGRPESDGGGAGSSGGGGCEFFFDRHPGVFAYVLNYYRTGKLHCPADVCGPLFEEELTFWGIDETDVEPCCWMTYRQHRDAEEALDIFESPDGGGAGAGPGDEAGDDERELALQRLGPHEGGAGPAAGPGSCRGWQPRMWALFEDPYSSRAARVVAFASLFFILVSITTFCLETHEAFNIDRNVTEIHRVGNTTSVRFRREVETEPILTYIEGVCVLWFTLEFLVRIVCCPDTLDFVKNLLNIIDFVAILPFYLEVGLSGLSSKAARDVLGFLRVVRFVRILRIFKLTRHFVGLRVLGHTLRASTNEFLLLIIFLALGVLIFATMIYYAERIGARPSDPRGNDHTDFKNIPIGFWWAVVTMTTLGYGDMYPKTWSGMLVGALCALAGVLTIAMPVPVIVNNFGMYYSLAMAKQKLPKKRKKHVPRPPQLESPIYCKSQETSPRDSTYSDASPPAPEEGVVERKRADSKQNGDANAVLSDEEGAGLTQPLASAPTPEERRALRRSGTRDRNKKAAACFLLSAGDYACADGSVRKGCGKSRSLNNIAGAAGTSLGLSPLASRYSSPYPPRKPLLAHPFHPLTSPPPGHSAS; encoded by the exons ATGATCAGCTCGGTGTGTGTCTCCTCCTACCGCGGGCGCAAGTCGGGGAACAAGCCTCCGTCCAAAACATGTCTGAAGGAGGAGATGGCCAAGGGCGAGGCGTCGGAGAAGATCATCATCAACGTGGGCGGCACGCGACATGAGACCTACCGCAGCACCCTGCGCACCCTACCCGGCACCCGCCTCGCCTGGCTGGCCGATCCCGACGGCGGGGGCCGGCCCGAGTCCGATGGCGGTGGTGCAGGCAGCAGCGGCGGCGGGGGCTGTGAGTTCTTCTTCGACCGGCACCCGGGCGTCTTTGCTTACGTGCTCAACTACTACCGCACGGGCAAGCTGCATTGCCCCGCCGACGTGTGCGGCCCCCTCTTCGAGGAGGAGCTCACCTTCTGGGGCATCGACGAGACCGACGTGGAGCCCTGTTGCTGGATGACCTACCGGCAGCACCGCGACGCCGAGGAGGCGCTCGACATCTTCGAGAGCCCGGACGGAGGCGGTGCGGGCGCGGGCCCCGGCGACGAGGCCGGCGACGACGAGCGGGAGCTGGCCCTGCAGCGCCTGGGGCCCCACGAGGGAGGCGCGGGCCCTGCCGCGGGGCCCGGGAGCTGCCGCGGCTGGCAGCCCCGCATGTGGGCGCTCTTCGAGGATCCCTACTCCTCCCGGGCGGCCAGG GTGGTGGCCTTCGCCTCTCTTTTCTTCATCCTGGTGTCCATCACCACCTTCTGCCTGGAGACCCACGAGGCCTTCAACATCGACCGCAACGTGACGGAGATTCACCGGGTGGGGAACACTACCAGCGTGCGCTTCCGGCGCGAGGTGGAGACGGAGCCCATCCTGACCTACATCGAGGGCGTgtgtgtgctgtggttcacgctGGAATTCCTGGTGCGCATCGTGTGCTGCCCGGACACGCTGGACTTCGTCAAGAACCTGCTCAACATCATCGACTTCGTGGCCATCCTGCCCTTCTACCTGGAGGTGGGACTGAGTGGCCTGTCCTCCAAGGCGGCCCGCGACGTGCTGGGCTTCTTGCGTGTGGTGCGCTTCGTGCGCATCCTACGCATCTTCAAGCTCACGCGCCACTTTGTGGGGCTGCGCGTGCTGGGCCACACCCTGCGCGCCAGCACCAACGAGTTCCTGCTGCTCATCATCTTCCTGGCCCTGGGCGTGCTTATCTTCGCCACCATGATCTACTACGCGGAGCGCATCGGCGCCAGGCCCTCCGACCCGCGGGGCAATGACCACACCGACTTCAAGAACATCCCCATCGGCTTCTGGTGGGCCGTCGTCACCATGACAACACTGGGCTACGGGGACATGTACCCCAAGACGTGGTCCGGCATGCTGGTGGGGGCGCTGTGTGCTCTGGCCGGCGTGCTCACCATTGCCATGCCCGTGCCCGTCATTGTCAACAACTTCGGCATGTACTACTCTCTGGCCATGGCCAAGCAGAAGCTGCCCAAGAAACGGAAGAAGCATGTACCTCGGCCACCCCAGCTGGAGTCGCCCATTTATTGCAAGTCACAGGAGACCTCACCCAGGGACAGCACCTACAGTGATGCCAGCCCCCCTGCCCCAGAAGAGGGTGTGGTTGAGAGGAAACGGGCAG ATTCCAAGCAGAACGGTGATGCCAATGCGGTGCTGTCGGACGAGGAGGGAGCCGGCCTCACCCAGCCCCTGGCCTCCGCCCCCACCCCTGAGGAGCGCAGGGCACTGCGCCGCTCCGGCACCCGAGACAGAAACAAGAAGGCAGCTGCCTGCTTCCTGCTCAGCGCTGGGGACTATGCCTGCGCCGATGGTAGTGTCCGCAAAG GCTGTGGAAAGTCCCGGAGCCTAAACAACATAGCGGGAGCGGCTGGAACCAGTCTGGGGCTGTCTCCACTGGCATCGCGATACAGCTCACCCTACCCTCCAAGAAAGCCCCTGCTCGCCCACCCCTTCCACCCGCTCACCAGCCCACCCCCTGGACACTCGGCCTCGTAG
- the KCNC4 gene encoding potassium voltage-gated channel subfamily C member 4 isoform X4 — MISSVCVSSYRGRKSGNKPPSKTCLKEEMAKGEASEKIIINVGGTRHETYRSTLRTLPGTRLAWLADPDGGGRPESDGGGAGSSGGGGCEFFFDRHPGVFAYVLNYYRTGKLHCPADVCGPLFEEELTFWGIDETDVEPCCWMTYRQHRDAEEALDIFESPDGGGAGAGPGDEAGDDERELALQRLGPHEGGAGPAAGPGSCRGWQPRMWALFEDPYSSRAARVVAFASLFFILVSITTFCLETHEAFNIDRNVTEIHRVGNTTSVRFRREVETEPILTYIEGVCVLWFTLEFLVRIVCCPDTLDFVKNLLNIIDFVAILPFYLEVGLSGLSSKAARDVLGFLRVVRFVRILRIFKLTRHFVGLRVLGHTLRASTNEFLLLIIFLALGVLIFATMIYYAERIGARPSDPRGNDHTDFKNIPIGFWWAVVTMTTLGYGDMYPKTWSGMLVGALCALAGVLTIAMPVPVIVNNFGMYYSLAMAKQKLPKKRKKHVPRPPQLESPIYCKSQETSPRDSTYSDASPPAPEEGVVERKRADSKQNGDANAVLSDEEGAGLTQPLASAPTPEERRALRRSGTRDRNKKAAACFLLSAGDYACADGSVRKGNVEPKACVPVSHTCAL, encoded by the exons ATGATCAGCTCGGTGTGTGTCTCCTCCTACCGCGGGCGCAAGTCGGGGAACAAGCCTCCGTCCAAAACATGTCTGAAGGAGGAGATGGCCAAGGGCGAGGCGTCGGAGAAGATCATCATCAACGTGGGCGGCACGCGACATGAGACCTACCGCAGCACCCTGCGCACCCTACCCGGCACCCGCCTCGCCTGGCTGGCCGATCCCGACGGCGGGGGCCGGCCCGAGTCCGATGGCGGTGGTGCAGGCAGCAGCGGCGGCGGGGGCTGTGAGTTCTTCTTCGACCGGCACCCGGGCGTCTTTGCTTACGTGCTCAACTACTACCGCACGGGCAAGCTGCATTGCCCCGCCGACGTGTGCGGCCCCCTCTTCGAGGAGGAGCTCACCTTCTGGGGCATCGACGAGACCGACGTGGAGCCCTGTTGCTGGATGACCTACCGGCAGCACCGCGACGCCGAGGAGGCGCTCGACATCTTCGAGAGCCCGGACGGAGGCGGTGCGGGCGCGGGCCCCGGCGACGAGGCCGGCGACGACGAGCGGGAGCTGGCCCTGCAGCGCCTGGGGCCCCACGAGGGAGGCGCGGGCCCTGCCGCGGGGCCCGGGAGCTGCCGCGGCTGGCAGCCCCGCATGTGGGCGCTCTTCGAGGATCCCTACTCCTCCCGGGCGGCCAGG GTGGTGGCCTTCGCCTCTCTTTTCTTCATCCTGGTGTCCATCACCACCTTCTGCCTGGAGACCCACGAGGCCTTCAACATCGACCGCAACGTGACGGAGATTCACCGGGTGGGGAACACTACCAGCGTGCGCTTCCGGCGCGAGGTGGAGACGGAGCCCATCCTGACCTACATCGAGGGCGTgtgtgtgctgtggttcacgctGGAATTCCTGGTGCGCATCGTGTGCTGCCCGGACACGCTGGACTTCGTCAAGAACCTGCTCAACATCATCGACTTCGTGGCCATCCTGCCCTTCTACCTGGAGGTGGGACTGAGTGGCCTGTCCTCCAAGGCGGCCCGCGACGTGCTGGGCTTCTTGCGTGTGGTGCGCTTCGTGCGCATCCTACGCATCTTCAAGCTCACGCGCCACTTTGTGGGGCTGCGCGTGCTGGGCCACACCCTGCGCGCCAGCACCAACGAGTTCCTGCTGCTCATCATCTTCCTGGCCCTGGGCGTGCTTATCTTCGCCACCATGATCTACTACGCGGAGCGCATCGGCGCCAGGCCCTCCGACCCGCGGGGCAATGACCACACCGACTTCAAGAACATCCCCATCGGCTTCTGGTGGGCCGTCGTCACCATGACAACACTGGGCTACGGGGACATGTACCCCAAGACGTGGTCCGGCATGCTGGTGGGGGCGCTGTGTGCTCTGGCCGGCGTGCTCACCATTGCCATGCCCGTGCCCGTCATTGTCAACAACTTCGGCATGTACTACTCTCTGGCCATGGCCAAGCAGAAGCTGCCCAAGAAACGGAAGAAGCATGTACCTCGGCCACCCCAGCTGGAGTCGCCCATTTATTGCAAGTCACAGGAGACCTCACCCAGGGACAGCACCTACAGTGATGCCAGCCCCCCTGCCCCAGAAGAGGGTGTGGTTGAGAGGAAACGGGCAG ATTCCAAGCAGAACGGTGATGCCAATGCGGTGCTGTCGGACGAGGAGGGAGCCGGCCTCACCCAGCCCCTGGCCTCCGCCCCCACCCCTGAGGAGCGCAGGGCACTGCGCCGCTCCGGCACCCGAGACAGAAACAAGAAGGCAGCTGCCTGCTTCCTGCTCAGCGCTGGGGACTATGCCTGCGCCGATGGTAGTGTCCGCAAAG
- the KCNC4 gene encoding potassium voltage-gated channel subfamily C member 4 isoform X3, translated as MISSVCVSSYRGRKSGNKPPSKTCLKEEMAKGEASEKIIINVGGTRHETYRSTLRTLPGTRLAWLADPDGGGRPESDGGGAGSSGGGGCEFFFDRHPGVFAYVLNYYRTGKLHCPADVCGPLFEEELTFWGIDETDVEPCCWMTYRQHRDAEEALDIFESPDGGGAGAGPGDEAGDDERELALQRLGPHEGGAGPAAGPGSCRGWQPRMWALFEDPYSSRAARVVAFASLFFILVSITTFCLETHEAFNIDRNVTEIHRVGNTTSVRFRREVETEPILTYIEGVCVLWFTLEFLVRIVCCPDTLDFVKNLLNIIDFVAILPFYLEVGLSGLSSKAARDVLGFLRVVRFVRILRIFKLTRHFVGLRVLGHTLRASTNEFLLLIIFLALGVLIFATMIYYAERIGARPSDPRGNDHTDFKNIPIGFWWAVVTMTTLGYGDMYPKTWSGMLVGALCALAGVLTIAMPVPVIVNNFGMYYSLAMAKQKLPKKRKKHVPRPPQLESPIYCKSQETSPRDSTYSDASPPAPEEGVVERKRADSKQNGDANAVLSDEEGAGLTQPLASAPTPEERRALRRSGTRDRNKKAAACFLLSAGDYACADGSVRKEGNVEPKACVPVSHTCAL; from the exons ATGATCAGCTCGGTGTGTGTCTCCTCCTACCGCGGGCGCAAGTCGGGGAACAAGCCTCCGTCCAAAACATGTCTGAAGGAGGAGATGGCCAAGGGCGAGGCGTCGGAGAAGATCATCATCAACGTGGGCGGCACGCGACATGAGACCTACCGCAGCACCCTGCGCACCCTACCCGGCACCCGCCTCGCCTGGCTGGCCGATCCCGACGGCGGGGGCCGGCCCGAGTCCGATGGCGGTGGTGCAGGCAGCAGCGGCGGCGGGGGCTGTGAGTTCTTCTTCGACCGGCACCCGGGCGTCTTTGCTTACGTGCTCAACTACTACCGCACGGGCAAGCTGCATTGCCCCGCCGACGTGTGCGGCCCCCTCTTCGAGGAGGAGCTCACCTTCTGGGGCATCGACGAGACCGACGTGGAGCCCTGTTGCTGGATGACCTACCGGCAGCACCGCGACGCCGAGGAGGCGCTCGACATCTTCGAGAGCCCGGACGGAGGCGGTGCGGGCGCGGGCCCCGGCGACGAGGCCGGCGACGACGAGCGGGAGCTGGCCCTGCAGCGCCTGGGGCCCCACGAGGGAGGCGCGGGCCCTGCCGCGGGGCCCGGGAGCTGCCGCGGCTGGCAGCCCCGCATGTGGGCGCTCTTCGAGGATCCCTACTCCTCCCGGGCGGCCAGG GTGGTGGCCTTCGCCTCTCTTTTCTTCATCCTGGTGTCCATCACCACCTTCTGCCTGGAGACCCACGAGGCCTTCAACATCGACCGCAACGTGACGGAGATTCACCGGGTGGGGAACACTACCAGCGTGCGCTTCCGGCGCGAGGTGGAGACGGAGCCCATCCTGACCTACATCGAGGGCGTgtgtgtgctgtggttcacgctGGAATTCCTGGTGCGCATCGTGTGCTGCCCGGACACGCTGGACTTCGTCAAGAACCTGCTCAACATCATCGACTTCGTGGCCATCCTGCCCTTCTACCTGGAGGTGGGACTGAGTGGCCTGTCCTCCAAGGCGGCCCGCGACGTGCTGGGCTTCTTGCGTGTGGTGCGCTTCGTGCGCATCCTACGCATCTTCAAGCTCACGCGCCACTTTGTGGGGCTGCGCGTGCTGGGCCACACCCTGCGCGCCAGCACCAACGAGTTCCTGCTGCTCATCATCTTCCTGGCCCTGGGCGTGCTTATCTTCGCCACCATGATCTACTACGCGGAGCGCATCGGCGCCAGGCCCTCCGACCCGCGGGGCAATGACCACACCGACTTCAAGAACATCCCCATCGGCTTCTGGTGGGCCGTCGTCACCATGACAACACTGGGCTACGGGGACATGTACCCCAAGACGTGGTCCGGCATGCTGGTGGGGGCGCTGTGTGCTCTGGCCGGCGTGCTCACCATTGCCATGCCCGTGCCCGTCATTGTCAACAACTTCGGCATGTACTACTCTCTGGCCATGGCCAAGCAGAAGCTGCCCAAGAAACGGAAGAAGCATGTACCTCGGCCACCCCAGCTGGAGTCGCCCATTTATTGCAAGTCACAGGAGACCTCACCCAGGGACAGCACCTACAGTGATGCCAGCCCCCCTGCCCCAGAAGAGGGTGTGGTTGAGAGGAAACGGGCAG ATTCCAAGCAGAACGGTGATGCCAATGCGGTGCTGTCGGACGAGGAGGGAGCCGGCCTCACCCAGCCCCTGGCCTCCGCCCCCACCCCTGAGGAGCGCAGGGCACTGCGCCGCTCCGGCACCCGAGACAGAAACAAGAAGGCAGCTGCCTGCTTCCTGCTCAGCGCTGGGGACTATGCCTGCGCCGATGGTAGTGTCCGCAAAG
- the KCNC4 gene encoding potassium voltage-gated channel subfamily C member 4 isoform X2, protein MISSVCVSSYRGRKSGNKPPSKTCLKEEMAKGEASEKIIINVGGTRHETYRSTLRTLPGTRLAWLADPDGGGRPESDGGGAGSSGGGGCEFFFDRHPGVFAYVLNYYRTGKLHCPADVCGPLFEEELTFWGIDETDVEPCCWMTYRQHRDAEEALDIFESPDGGGAGAGPGDEAGDDERELALQRLGPHEGGAGPAAGPGSCRGWQPRMWALFEDPYSSRAARVVAFASLFFILVSITTFCLETHEAFNIDRNVTEIHRVGNTTSVRFRREVETEPILTYIEGVCVLWFTLEFLVRIVCCPDTLDFVKNLLNIIDFVAILPFYLEVGLSGLSSKAARDVLGFLRVVRFVRILRIFKLTRHFVGLRVLGHTLRASTNEFLLLIIFLALGVLIFATMIYYAERIGARPSDPRGNDHTDFKNIPIGFWWAVVTMTTLGYGDMYPKTWSGMLVGALCALAGVLTIAMPVPVIVNNFGMYYSLAMAKQKLPKKRKKHVPRPPQLESPIYCKSQETSPRDSTYSDASPPAPEEGVVERKRADSKQNGDANAVLSDEEGAGLTQPLASAPTPEERRALRRSGTRDRNKKAAACFLLSAGDYACADGSVRKETCQDALSSNYAQAEVLTLS, encoded by the exons ATGATCAGCTCGGTGTGTGTCTCCTCCTACCGCGGGCGCAAGTCGGGGAACAAGCCTCCGTCCAAAACATGTCTGAAGGAGGAGATGGCCAAGGGCGAGGCGTCGGAGAAGATCATCATCAACGTGGGCGGCACGCGACATGAGACCTACCGCAGCACCCTGCGCACCCTACCCGGCACCCGCCTCGCCTGGCTGGCCGATCCCGACGGCGGGGGCCGGCCCGAGTCCGATGGCGGTGGTGCAGGCAGCAGCGGCGGCGGGGGCTGTGAGTTCTTCTTCGACCGGCACCCGGGCGTCTTTGCTTACGTGCTCAACTACTACCGCACGGGCAAGCTGCATTGCCCCGCCGACGTGTGCGGCCCCCTCTTCGAGGAGGAGCTCACCTTCTGGGGCATCGACGAGACCGACGTGGAGCCCTGTTGCTGGATGACCTACCGGCAGCACCGCGACGCCGAGGAGGCGCTCGACATCTTCGAGAGCCCGGACGGAGGCGGTGCGGGCGCGGGCCCCGGCGACGAGGCCGGCGACGACGAGCGGGAGCTGGCCCTGCAGCGCCTGGGGCCCCACGAGGGAGGCGCGGGCCCTGCCGCGGGGCCCGGGAGCTGCCGCGGCTGGCAGCCCCGCATGTGGGCGCTCTTCGAGGATCCCTACTCCTCCCGGGCGGCCAGG GTGGTGGCCTTCGCCTCTCTTTTCTTCATCCTGGTGTCCATCACCACCTTCTGCCTGGAGACCCACGAGGCCTTCAACATCGACCGCAACGTGACGGAGATTCACCGGGTGGGGAACACTACCAGCGTGCGCTTCCGGCGCGAGGTGGAGACGGAGCCCATCCTGACCTACATCGAGGGCGTgtgtgtgctgtggttcacgctGGAATTCCTGGTGCGCATCGTGTGCTGCCCGGACACGCTGGACTTCGTCAAGAACCTGCTCAACATCATCGACTTCGTGGCCATCCTGCCCTTCTACCTGGAGGTGGGACTGAGTGGCCTGTCCTCCAAGGCGGCCCGCGACGTGCTGGGCTTCTTGCGTGTGGTGCGCTTCGTGCGCATCCTACGCATCTTCAAGCTCACGCGCCACTTTGTGGGGCTGCGCGTGCTGGGCCACACCCTGCGCGCCAGCACCAACGAGTTCCTGCTGCTCATCATCTTCCTGGCCCTGGGCGTGCTTATCTTCGCCACCATGATCTACTACGCGGAGCGCATCGGCGCCAGGCCCTCCGACCCGCGGGGCAATGACCACACCGACTTCAAGAACATCCCCATCGGCTTCTGGTGGGCCGTCGTCACCATGACAACACTGGGCTACGGGGACATGTACCCCAAGACGTGGTCCGGCATGCTGGTGGGGGCGCTGTGTGCTCTGGCCGGCGTGCTCACCATTGCCATGCCCGTGCCCGTCATTGTCAACAACTTCGGCATGTACTACTCTCTGGCCATGGCCAAGCAGAAGCTGCCCAAGAAACGGAAGAAGCATGTACCTCGGCCACCCCAGCTGGAGTCGCCCATTTATTGCAAGTCACAGGAGACCTCACCCAGGGACAGCACCTACAGTGATGCCAGCCCCCCTGCCCCAGAAGAGGGTGTGGTTGAGAGGAAACGGGCAG ATTCCAAGCAGAACGGTGATGCCAATGCGGTGCTGTCGGACGAGGAGGGAGCCGGCCTCACCCAGCCCCTGGCCTCCGCCCCCACCCCTGAGGAGCGCAGGGCACTGCGCCGCTCCGGCACCCGAGACAGAAACAAGAAGGCAGCTGCCTGCTTCCTGCTCAGCGCTGGGGACTATGCCTGCGCCGATGGTAGTGTCCGCAAAG